From a single Rodentibacter sp. JRC1 genomic region:
- the artQ gene encoding arginine ABC transporter permease ArtQ translates to MFADFLSLMFSAALMTLGLAVCSLIVGLLFSVLFALLEANRFVGKPVAVFVALLRGLPEILVVLLVYFGSTEVVEMLTGEYIEFGAFGCGVFALSLIFAAYASQTLRGAIQAIPKGQWESGAALGLSRGYTFTHIIMPQVWRHALPGLSNQWLVLLKDTALISLIGVDDLMRQAQLINTNTHQPFTWYGIAALIYLAVTLISQAGIRRLELRFTRFERGVK, encoded by the coding sequence ATGTTTGCTGATTTTCTTTCTTTGATGTTTTCTGCAGCCCTAATGACTTTAGGGCTTGCAGTATGTTCTTTAATCGTAGGCTTGCTATTTAGCGTGCTATTTGCTTTATTGGAAGCAAACCGTTTTGTTGGTAAACCGGTGGCAGTATTTGTTGCATTATTGCGTGGATTACCTGAAATTTTAGTCGTGCTACTTGTGTACTTCGGTTCTACCGAAGTGGTGGAAATGCTCACCGGTGAATATATTGAATTTGGTGCTTTTGGCTGTGGTGTATTTGCATTGTCGTTAATTTTCGCCGCTTATGCCTCACAGACATTGCGCGGTGCGATCCAAGCAATTCCAAAAGGGCAATGGGAATCCGGTGCGGCTTTAGGGTTGAGCAGAGGTTATACTTTTACACACATTATTATGCCGCAAGTTTGGCGTCATGCTTTACCCGGGTTAAGTAACCAATGGTTAGTTTTGTTAAAAGATACTGCATTGATTTCTCTTATTGGTGTGGACGATTTAATGCGTCAGGCACAGTTAATTAATACCAATACACATCAACCATTCACTTGGTACGGAATTGCCGCATTAATTTATTTGGCCGTTACATTGATTAGCCAAGCCGGTATTCGTCGTTTAGAGTTGCGTTTTACTCGCTTTGAAAGAGGAGTGAAATAA
- a CDS encoding cupin domain-containing protein: MTALSHSDFCLPEHITPEIFLRDYWQKKPLIIRNGLPEIIGQFEPQDIIELAQNEDVTARLVKTYTEDDWKVFFSPFTEKDFQKLPEKWSVLVQNMEQWSPELGLLWNKFGFIPQWQRDDIMVSYAPKGGSVGKHYDEYDVFLVQGYGQRRWQLGKWCDPSTEFKPNQPIRIFDDMGELVIDEVMNPGDILYIPARMAHYGIAENDCLTFSFGLRYPNLSQLIDGISKGFCYQDPDLNLSEFDLPLRLTQSEQRTGKLADEDIRAMKQQLLDKLAHSEAFDTLFKQAVASAVSSRRYELLVSDEISEPDEVRSVLEEGALLSQDNNCKLLYTENPLRIYANGEWLDELNLIETEILKRLADGEALDWAFLTDLVNDAEDPETVMALLLDSICNWLDDGWVLVE; this comes from the coding sequence ATGACCGCACTTTCACATAGCGATTTTTGCTTACCCGAACACATTACACCTGAAATTTTTCTGCGTGATTATTGGCAGAAAAAGCCGCTGATTATTCGTAATGGCTTACCGGAAATTATCGGGCAATTTGAACCTCAAGATATTATTGAATTGGCACAAAACGAAGATGTTACCGCACGTTTAGTGAAAACTTATACGGAAGATGATTGGAAAGTCTTTTTTAGTCCTTTTACAGAAAAAGATTTTCAAAAATTGCCGGAAAAATGGTCGGTACTTGTTCAAAATATGGAGCAGTGGTCGCCGGAATTAGGGTTACTTTGGAATAAGTTTGGCTTTATCCCTCAGTGGCAACGTGATGATATTATGGTGTCTTACGCACCAAAAGGCGGTTCTGTGGGTAAGCATTACGATGAGTATGATGTTTTTCTTGTGCAGGGCTATGGTCAACGGCGTTGGCAGTTAGGCAAATGGTGTGATCCAAGCACGGAATTTAAACCGAATCAGCCGATCCGAATTTTTGATGATATGGGAGAATTAGTCATTGATGAGGTGATGAATCCGGGCGATATTCTCTATATTCCAGCTCGAATGGCGCATTACGGCATAGCTGAAAATGATTGTTTGACTTTTTCTTTTGGTTTGCGTTATCCGAATTTGAGCCAGTTGATTGACGGTATCAGTAAAGGTTTTTGTTATCAAGATCCTGATTTAAATTTAAGTGAGTTTGATTTACCGCTTCGTTTAACTCAATCGGAACAACGAACCGGCAAACTCGCCGATGAAGATATCCGCGCAATGAAACAACAATTACTGGATAAACTTGCTCATTCCGAGGCTTTTGACACTCTGTTTAAACAAGCAGTGGCAAGTGCGGTGAGTTCTCGCCGATATGAATTGTTGGTGTCTGACGAAATCAGTGAGCCTGATGAAGTGCGGTCGGTTTTAGAAGAAGGCGCATTGCTTTCCCAAGATAATAACTGCAAATTGCTTTACACGGAAAATCCGCTCCGAATTTATGCCAATGGCGAATGGTTGGATGAATTGAATCTTATTGAAACGGAAATATTGAAACGTTTAGCCGATGGCGAGGCGTTGGACTGGGCATTTTTAACCGATTTAGTCAATGACGCGGAAGATCCCGAAACGGTGATGGCGTTGTTGCTGGATTCCATTTGCAACTGGCTTGATGACGGTTGGGTGTTGGTGGAGTAA
- a CDS encoding zinc ribbon domain-containing protein, whose protein sequence is MALIRCPECRKKVSNHAEHCPNCGFSFKQEDLEIYKQKLEERRLHNAEINRKSTKLQLIWFCIFALFIGVASYITQG, encoded by the coding sequence ATGGCACTCATCCGTTGTCCCGAATGCCGTAAAAAAGTGAGCAATCACGCGGAGCATTGTCCTAACTGTGGCTTTTCTTTTAAACAGGAAGATTTGGAAATCTACAAACAGAAATTAGAAGAACGGCGTTTACATAATGCAGAAATAAATCGAAAAAGCACAAAACTTCAATTAATTTGGTTTTGTATTTTTGCTTTGTTTATCGGTGTGGCTAGTTATATTACTCAGGGATAG
- a CDS encoding DNA ligase, which translates to MKLRHTILTLFISLSTYANVDVMLLQNYDNQSVEGWVMSEKLDGVRGYWDGKQLLTRQNQRLSPPVYFIKNFPPFAIDGELFSERNHFEEITSIAKSFKGERWEKLRLYVFDVPNAEGNLFERLNILKTYLTEHPTPYIQIIEQIPVRDKSHLYEFLAEVESKQGEGVVVRNPNAPYERKRSSQILKLKTAHDEECIVIAHHKGKGQFENVMGSLTCKNERGEFRIGSGFNLNERENPPPIGSTITYKYRGLTNSGKPRFATYWREKSKGENKGR; encoded by the coding sequence ATGAAATTACGACATACCATTTTAACTTTATTTATCAGTCTAAGCACTTATGCCAACGTTGATGTTATGCTACTGCAAAATTATGACAATCAGTCTGTTGAAGGCTGGGTAATGTCGGAAAAATTAGACGGTGTACGAGGATATTGGGATGGAAAACAACTTTTAACCCGCCAAAATCAACGACTTTCCCCACCGGTTTATTTTATAAAAAACTTTCCCCCTTTTGCCATAGACGGTGAGCTTTTTAGCGAACGCAATCATTTTGAAGAAATCACCTCCATCGCAAAATCTTTCAAAGGTGAACGCTGGGAAAAGCTCAGACTTTATGTATTTGATGTTCCTAATGCAGAAGGAAATTTATTTGAACGACTAAATATATTGAAAACCTATTTAACCGAACACCCTACACCTTATATTCAAATTATCGAACAAATTCCCGTGCGAGATAAATCCCATTTATATGAATTTTTGGCTGAGGTAGAAAGCAAGCAAGGTGAAGGGGTCGTAGTTAGAAATCCGAATGCACCTTACGAACGAAAACGAAGTTCGCAAATACTCAAACTTAAAACCGCCCATGATGAAGAATGCATCGTCATCGCACACCATAAAGGCAAAGGGCAATTTGAAAACGTAATGGGTTCATTAACCTGTAAAAACGAGCGAGGCGAATTTAGGATCGGTTCAGGCTTTAATCTTAATGAGCGTGAAAACCCACCACCAATCGGCTCAACCATTACTTATAAATATCGTGGATTAACAAATTCCGGCAAACCACGTTTTGCGACTTATTGGCGGGAAAAAAGTAAGGGTGAAAATAAAGGCAGGTGA
- a CDS encoding lysine/arginine/ornithine ABC transporter substrate-binding protein: protein MKKLLLSAVLLGSTVVANAQDITFAMEPSYPPFEFTNEKGEIVGFDVDIAKAICKEIQADCKFKGESFDSLIPSLKAKRFDAAISAMDITEARAKQVLFSDAYYDSTASYVALKGKATLETAKNIGVQNGTTFQQYTVAETKQYTPKPYASLQDAILDLKNGRIDIIFGDTAVLADMINKEPEIQFVGEKVTNKKYFGNGLGIAMNKSAKDLAVSFNSGLAAIKANGEYQKIYDKWMTK, encoded by the coding sequence ATGAAAAAATTACTTTTAAGCGCAGTATTATTAGGCTCTACCGTCGTCGCAAACGCTCAGGATATTACTTTTGCGATGGAACCAAGTTATCCGCCTTTTGAATTTACCAATGAAAAAGGTGAAATTGTCGGTTTTGATGTTGATATCGCAAAAGCGATTTGTAAAGAAATTCAGGCAGATTGTAAGTTTAAAGGTGAATCTTTTGATTCACTGATCCCAAGCTTAAAGGCAAAACGTTTTGATGCGGCAATTTCTGCAATGGATATTACCGAAGCCCGTGCAAAACAAGTGTTGTTCTCCGATGCTTACTATGACAGTACCGCAAGTTATGTTGCATTAAAAGGTAAAGCGACTTTAGAAACTGCTAAAAATATCGGTGTGCAAAACGGCACGACTTTCCAACAATATACCGTGGCTGAAACGAAGCAATATACCCCTAAACCTTACGCTAGTTTACAGGATGCCATTTTAGATTTAAAAAATGGTCGTATTGATATTATTTTTGGTGATACGGCAGTGCTTGCGGATATGATCAATAAAGAACCGGAAATTCAATTTGTCGGTGAGAAAGTGACTAATAAAAAGTATTTTGGTAACGGTTTAGGTATAGCAATGAATAAATCCGCAAAAGATTTGGCAGTAAGTTTCAATAGCGGTTTGGCCGCCATCAAAGCAAATGGTGAATATCAAAAAATCTATGATAAATGGATGACTAAATAA
- the artP gene encoding arginine ABC transporter ATP-binding protein ArtP — MAIRVKNLNFFYGASQALFDINLEAEEGDTVVLLGPSGAGKSTLIRTLNLLEVPTSGELSIANNAFDLSKATTNPKAIRQLRQDVGMVFQQYNLWPHLTVIENLIEAPMKVFSTNEATAKKDAMELLKRLRLEEYADRFPLHLSGGQQQRVAIARALMMKPQVLLFDEPTAALDPEITAQVVDIIKELQETGITQVIVTHEVNVAQKVATKVVYMEQGKIVEMGSAECFEHPKTEQFKQYLSH, encoded by the coding sequence ATGGCTATTCGTGTTAAAAATTTGAATTTTTTTTATGGTGCTTCCCAGGCATTATTTGATATCAATTTGGAAGCTGAAGAAGGGGATACCGTTGTGTTGCTTGGTCCAAGTGGAGCCGGTAAAAGTACGTTAATTCGCACGTTAAATTTATTGGAAGTCCCTACTTCCGGTGAGTTAAGCATCGCTAATAATGCATTTGATTTATCTAAAGCAACAACAAACCCGAAAGCGATTCGCCAGTTACGCCAAGATGTAGGAATGGTGTTTCAACAATATAATCTTTGGCCTCATCTCACAGTAATCGAAAATCTTATTGAAGCGCCAATGAAAGTATTTAGTACAAATGAAGCGACAGCAAAGAAAGATGCAATGGAGTTACTAAAACGTTTACGTTTGGAAGAATATGCCGATCGTTTCCCATTGCATTTATCCGGTGGTCAGCAACAACGTGTCGCAATTGCCCGTGCGTTAATGATGAAACCGCAAGTATTGTTATTTGATGAACCTACGGCAGCGTTAGATCCGGAAATTACCGCTCAAGTGGTTGATATCATTAAAGAATTACAAGAAACCGGCATTACGCAGGTGATTGTAACCCACGAGGTGAATGTGGCTCAAAAAGTGGCGACTAAAGTGGTGTATATGGAACAGGGTAAGATCGTGGAAATGGGATCGGCCGAATGTTTTGAACATCCGAAAACCGAACAATTTAAACAATATCTCTCTCACTAA
- the miaB gene encoding tRNA (N6-isopentenyl adenosine(37)-C2)-methylthiotransferase MiaB has protein sequence MTQKLHIKTWGCQMNEYDSSKMADLLLSTHGLELTETPEEADVLLLNTCSIREKAQEKVFHQLGRWKELKQNNPNLVIGVGGCVASQEGEHIRRRAPYVDIIFGPQTLHRLPEMINQIRGGKSSVVDVSFPEIEKFDRLPEPRAEGPTAFVSIMEGCNKYCTFCVVPYTRGEEVSRPVDDVLFEIAQLAEQGVREVNLLGQNVNAYRGPTHDGQICSFAELLRLVASIDGIDRLRFTTSHPIEFTDDIIDVYRDTPELVSFLHLPVQAGSDRILTMMKRGHTALEYKSIIRKLRAARPDIQISSDFIVGFPGETAEDFEQTMNLIAQVNFDMSFSFVYSARPGTPAADMPDDVTEEEKKQRLYVLQERINQQAAQFSRRMLGTEQRVLVEGPSKKDLMELTGRTETNRIVNFQGSPEMIGKFVDVKITDVYTNSLRGEVVRTEDEMGLRIAQSPQEVMNRTRKEDELGVGRYHG, from the coding sequence ATGACACAGAAATTACATATTAAAACTTGGGGCTGCCAGATGAATGAATATGATTCATCAAAAATGGCGGACTTATTATTGAGCACTCACGGACTTGAATTAACGGAAACACCGGAAGAGGCGGATGTGTTGTTGTTGAATACCTGCTCCATTCGTGAAAAAGCGCAAGAGAAAGTATTCCACCAATTAGGTCGTTGGAAAGAATTAAAGCAAAATAATCCGAATTTAGTGATTGGCGTGGGTGGTTGTGTGGCATCACAGGAGGGCGAACATATTCGCCGTCGTGCACCTTATGTCGATATTATCTTTGGGCCGCAAACCTTACACCGTTTGCCTGAGATGATTAATCAAATCCGTGGCGGTAAAAGTTCGGTGGTGGATGTTAGTTTCCCTGAGATTGAAAAATTTGACCGCTTACCGGAACCTCGAGCGGAAGGCCCTACCGCATTTGTCTCCATTATGGAAGGCTGTAACAAGTATTGTACTTTCTGTGTCGTGCCTTATACCCGAGGTGAAGAGGTAAGCCGCCCGGTGGATGATGTGTTATTTGAGATCGCACAACTTGCCGAACAAGGCGTGCGGGAAGTCAATTTACTTGGTCAAAATGTAAACGCATACCGTGGACCGACTCATGACGGGCAAATTTGTAGTTTTGCCGAATTACTTCGTTTAGTGGCATCAATTGATGGTATTGATCGTTTACGCTTCACCACCAGTCATCCGATTGAATTTACCGATGATATTATTGACGTATATCGCGATACGCCGGAATTGGTCAGTTTCTTACATTTACCTGTGCAAGCGGGGTCTGATCGTATTCTTACGATGATGAAACGAGGGCATACCGCGTTGGAATATAAATCGATTATTCGTAAATTACGTGCAGCCCGTCCTGATATTCAGATTAGCTCTGATTTTATCGTGGGCTTTCCGGGGGAAACCGCAGAAGATTTCGAGCAAACGATGAATTTAATTGCTCAAGTAAATTTCGATATGAGCTTTAGTTTTGTTTACTCGGCGCGTCCCGGCACGCCGGCGGCAGATATGCCGGATGACGTAACGGAAGAAGAGAAAAAACAACGCTTATATGTGTTGCAAGAACGAATCAATCAACAAGCGGCACAATTCAGCCGCCGTATGTTGGGGACGGAGCAACGCGTGTTGGTAGAGGGACCGTCTAAAAAAGACCTGATGGAATTAACCGGTAGAACGGAAACGAACCGTATCGTGAATTTTCAAGGTTCACCGGAAATGATTGGTAAGTTTGTGGATGTGAAAATCACGGATGTGTACACGAACTCTTTACGTGGAGAAGTGGTGCGCACCGAAGATGAAATGGGTCTCCGTATTGCACAATCACCACAGGAAGTGATGAATCGCACAAGAAAGGAAGACGAACTAGGCGTGGGACGTTACCACGGCTAA
- a CDS encoding RnfH family protein, translating to MNQINIQIAYALPESYYLKSFKVDEGTMVQTAILQSGILQQFIDIDLRENKVGIFSRPAKLTDVLKEGDRIEIYRPLLADPKEIRRKRAAEQAAKEKGEKK from the coding sequence ATGAATCAGATTAATATTCAAATCGCCTATGCTCTGCCGGAAAGCTATTATTTAAAATCTTTCAAAGTAGATGAAGGCACAATGGTGCAAACGGCAATTTTACAATCAGGCATTTTGCAACAATTTATAGACATTGATCTGCGAGAAAATAAAGTGGGGATCTTCAGCCGTCCGGCAAAATTAACCGATGTGTTAAAAGAGGGCGATCGCATTGAAATTTATCGTCCGTTACTGGCTGATCCGAAAGAAATTCGCCGTAAGCGTGCCGCAGAACAAGCCGCCAAGGAAAAAGGAGAGAAAAAATGA
- a CDS encoding EamA family transporter, translating to MNWVFFAVGSAFFAGLTAILGKLGVEGMNSNLATFIRTIVVLLVTAGIISARNEWQLPQHIAAKPFTFLILSGIATGLSWLCYYRALQLAPASWVAPIDKLSVVIAIILGVAILGEPLSLKLVIGSLLILSGVLVLAL from the coding sequence ATGAATTGGGTATTTTTCGCCGTAGGTTCTGCCTTTTTTGCAGGCTTAACGGCAATTTTAGGGAAGCTCGGCGTGGAAGGTATGAACAGCAACCTTGCTACATTTATTCGTACGATTGTGGTTTTATTGGTTACCGCAGGTATTATTTCCGCCCGAAACGAATGGCAACTGCCTCAACATATTGCGGCAAAGCCCTTTACCTTTCTGATTTTATCAGGCATTGCCACGGGGCTATCTTGGCTTTGCTATTATCGCGCCCTGCAACTTGCCCCGGCATCTTGGGTTGCCCCCATTGATAAACTCAGCGTTGTTATCGCCATTATTTTAGGGGTTGCCATTTTAGGCGAGCCGTTGAGTTTGAAATTAGTGATAGGAAGTCTATTGATTCTATCCGGTGTATTGGTTTTGGCGTTATAG
- the xseA gene encoding exodeoxyribonuclease VII large subunit yields the protein MSENIYSVSQLNSAARQILEGNFSQIWLTGEISNFTQPVSGHWYLTLKDENAQVRCAMFRMKNLRVAFRPQNGMQVLVRANVSLYEPRGDYQLIIESMHPAGEGLLQQQFEALKMKLAAEGLFAQNLKKKLPHFSKAVGIVTSSTGAALQDILHILARRDPSLKVVIYPTAVQGKEAVQEIVRMIELANVRQEVDVLIVGRGGGSLEDLWCFNEEEVALAIFRSVLPIISAVGHETDVTIADFVADLRAPTPSAAAELVSRNQDELLQQLNHQQQRLAMAFDRLFTQKEQRLKQLVLRLQNQHPQNQLHIQREKNERLAQRLQFAIQRQFEKTQQKLTALSIRLRQNPLPYRIQRHQQQLEQLKVRLNFSTNRQLTERQNKLAGLCGKLDGLSPLKVMARGYSVTENSQGKAITSVKDIQQGELLTTKVADGNIVSRVV from the coding sequence ATGTCAGAAAATATTTATTCCGTTTCCCAACTCAATAGCGCGGCCCGTCAAATCTTAGAGGGCAATTTCTCGCAGATTTGGCTGACCGGTGAGATTTCTAATTTCACACAGCCTGTTTCCGGGCATTGGTATCTTACTTTAAAAGATGAAAATGCACAGGTGCGCTGTGCGATGTTCCGTATGAAAAACTTGCGTGTGGCGTTTCGTCCGCAAAATGGTATGCAAGTGCTGGTTCGTGCGAACGTGAGTTTGTATGAGCCACGGGGGGATTATCAATTAATTATTGAATCTATGCACCCTGCCGGTGAAGGTTTATTACAGCAGCAATTCGAAGCATTGAAAATGAAGCTTGCGGCTGAAGGTTTATTTGCTCAAAATCTCAAGAAAAAGCTACCGCACTTTAGTAAAGCCGTGGGAATCGTTACCTCCTCGACCGGTGCGGCATTGCAAGATATTTTACATATTTTGGCACGCCGAGATCCGAGCTTAAAAGTGGTGATTTATCCCACTGCCGTACAAGGCAAAGAAGCGGTGCAAGAAATTGTTCGAATGATTGAATTGGCAAATGTACGACAAGAAGTTGATGTGCTTATTGTCGGGCGTGGCGGCGGATCACTGGAGGATCTTTGGTGTTTTAACGAAGAAGAGGTGGCTCTGGCGATTTTTCGTTCCGTTTTACCGATTATCAGTGCCGTTGGGCATGAAACGGATGTTACCATTGCCGATTTTGTTGCGGACCTTCGTGCGCCGACACCCTCTGCCGCTGCGGAGTTAGTTAGTCGAAATCAAGATGAACTGTTACAACAACTGAACCATCAACAGCAACGTTTAGCGATGGCATTTGATCGTTTATTTACACAAAAAGAGCAGCGATTAAAACAACTTGTTTTGCGTTTACAAAATCAACATCCGCAAAATCAGTTACATATTCAACGGGAAAAAAATGAGCGGCTCGCTCAACGTTTGCAATTTGCCATACAACGTCAGTTTGAAAAAACGCAGCAAAAATTAACCGCACTTTCCATTCGATTACGACAAAATCCGCTGCCTTATCGTATTCAACGTCACCAACAACAGTTGGAACAACTTAAAGTGCGGTTAAATTTCAGTACAAATCGTCAACTTACCGAACGTCAAAATAAATTGGCGGGATTATGCGGAAAACTAGACGGATTAAGCCCATTAAAAGTGATGGCTCGTGGTTATTCTGTTACAGAAAATTCCCAAGGAAAAGCAATCACTAGCGTAAAAGATATACAACAAGGCGAATTGCTCACCACAAAAGTAGCGGATGGAAATATTGTGAGTAGAGTAGTGTAA
- the pth gene encoding aminoacyl-tRNA hydrolase: MSKIKLIVGLGNPGDKYAETRHNAGEWLVERLARRFNVSLTPENKFFGKTARTSVNGNEVRLLVPTTFMNLSGKAVAALAGFYRIKPEEILVVHDELDLPPGTAKLKQSGGHGGHNGLKDIVAQLGNNNNFYRLRLGIGHPGHRDLVSGYVLNKPSPTEREALEKALDEAVDCVELIFKDGMVKATNRLNGFKI; this comes from the coding sequence ATGTCAAAAATTAAACTCATCGTAGGATTAGGCAATCCCGGCGATAAATATGCGGAAACACGCCATAATGCCGGAGAATGGTTAGTCGAGCGTTTAGCACGTCGTTTCAATGTTTCATTAACTCCCGAAAATAAATTCTTCGGCAAAACCGCCCGCACTTCAGTAAACGGTAACGAAGTTCGTTTGCTTGTGCCGACAACATTTATGAATTTAAGCGGTAAAGCGGTGGCGGCGTTAGCCGGATTTTATCGTATTAAGCCGGAAGAAATTCTGGTGGTTCACGATGAATTGGATTTACCGCCCGGCACGGCAAAACTTAAACAAAGCGGTGGACATGGCGGGCATAACGGCTTGAAAGACATTGTGGCGCAACTCGGCAATAATAACAATTTCTACCGCTTACGCTTAGGTATCGGACATCCGGGGCATCGTGATTTGGTCTCAGGTTATGTATTAAATAAACCGTCTCCGACAGAGCGTGAAGCACTTGAAAAAGCCTTGGATGAAGCGGTCGATTGCGTAGAATTAATTTTCAAAGACGGTATGGTCAAAGCCACCAATCGTTTAAACGGTTTTAAAATTTAA
- the artM gene encoding arginine ABC transporter permease ArtM, which produces MFQDYLLVIAQGIPTSLLLTVVSLLIAFFLALFLTFLLSMENVWVKSAVNLYLTLFTGTPLLVQFFLIYAGPGQFEWIVNSPFWHIFSNAWFCAALALALNSAAYSTQLFHGAVKAIPKGQWEGCAALGLSRVQTLKILIPYALKRALPSYSNEIILVFKGTALASTITIMDIMGYARQLYGTEYDALTIYGIAGGIYLVITGIATLLLRKLENKVLAFERLDMRKA; this is translated from the coding sequence ATGTTTCAAGACTATTTATTAGTGATTGCGCAAGGTATTCCGACCAGTTTATTACTTACGGTTGTTTCATTATTGATTGCCTTTTTCTTAGCACTATTTTTGACATTTTTACTTTCAATGGAAAATGTGTGGGTGAAAAGTGCGGTCAATTTATACCTTACTTTATTTACCGGTACCCCGTTACTTGTGCAATTTTTCTTGATTTATGCCGGTCCAGGACAGTTTGAATGGATAGTAAATAGCCCTTTTTGGCATATTTTTTCTAATGCGTGGTTTTGTGCGGCACTTGCTTTAGCTTTAAATAGTGCGGCGTATTCCACACAATTATTTCACGGTGCGGTGAAAGCAATTCCGAAAGGTCAATGGGAAGGTTGTGCGGCACTCGGTTTAAGTCGTGTACAAACCTTAAAAATTTTGATTCCTTATGCATTGAAACGTGCTTTACCTTCTTACAGTAATGAAATTATTTTAGTATTTAAAGGTACGGCCTTAGCATCAACCATTACGATTATGGATATTATGGGCTATGCGCGCCAGCTTTATGGTACAGAATATGATGCGTTAACAATTTATGGTATTGCCGGCGGTATTTATTTGGTGATCACCGGAATTGCCACTTTATTATTGCGTAAACTTGAAAATAAGGTGCTTGCTTTTGAGCGATTAGATATGAGAAAAGCATAA
- the lpcA gene encoding D-sedoheptulose 7-phosphate isomerase: MYLDQIKAELVEAQDVLNKFISDENNIKLIQQAALLISESFKQGGKVLSCGNGGSHCDAMHFAEELTGRYRENRPGYPAIAISDVSHLSCVSNDFGYDYVFSRYVEAVGQKGDVLFGLSTSGNSKNVLNAIEAARAKGMKVIAMTGKDGGKMAGLADVEIRVPHFRYADRIQEIHIKVIHILMMLIEFEMAKNA, from the coding sequence ATGTACTTGGATCAAATCAAAGCAGAGCTTGTGGAAGCACAAGATGTATTAAATAAATTTATTTCAGATGAAAATAACATTAAATTAATTCAGCAAGCGGCATTATTAATTTCGGAGAGTTTTAAACAAGGGGGCAAAGTGCTTTCCTGTGGAAATGGGGGGTCTCACTGTGATGCGATGCATTTTGCAGAGGAATTGACCGGACGTTATCGTGAAAATCGTCCCGGTTATCCGGCAATTGCGATTTCTGATGTGAGCCATTTAAGTTGCGTCAGTAATGATTTCGGCTACGATTATGTGTTTTCACGTTATGTTGAAGCCGTAGGACAAAAAGGTGATGTATTGTTCGGTTTATCTACTTCGGGCAATTCTAAAAACGTATTGAATGCGATTGAGGCGGCAAGAGCAAAAGGGATGAAAGTGATTGCGATGACCGGTAAAGACGGTGGCAAAATGGCGGGTTTAGCTGATGTTGAAATTCGTGTACCTCATTTTCGTTATGCAGATCGTATTCAAGAAATTCACATTAAAGTGATCCATATTTTAATGATGTTAATTGAGTTTGAAATGGCAAAAAACGCATAA